The proteins below come from a single Gimesia alba genomic window:
- a CDS encoding PcfJ domain-containing protein, protein MTRKKGTYIKPAADPDLRNHIQHLGLESVEEYRQWCVQHGFRTHLQKSRQQLRNELLHYRQTVVQSTLQQRKQQQRMLVEKLSGICSEETRKKTIADPLLRQICKLYQTRKGSIERTKLNRNAFLRLVAHLICCKAKFIYHSYAMMQPGYHWGIPYLDALVFIVENAESWIRPIEAWRPCGSNAYRQFASLLRHLFVKYQLPLFFDSAWLVNDAPECRNWRKWYLDVGSGRNIRHSRLPIPYTKKMAHHFMRAPQDLTILQAIRWGQILGMGGDARLARCFLRTKIAEMFLHNEFWSTVIHWFVQHSWLNRDQITSIVEYLIFQRYGIEVIPNDYWTFPEDLLKDNSAVISEYAMKGRTARSLLRDLAWWHRQQELAKREADRKWEPSGISEFDYQDQGQGNQTGKRWMIRELLNSQELQREGDQMRHCVGSYVSTCASRESSIWSMEIEMHNGFKKAITIQVVNDSRMIWQARGKANRYPNSRERAVIQRWADTNELTVASYV, encoded by the coding sequence ATGACTCGCAAAAAAGGAACGTACATAAAACCGGCAGCAGATCCTGATCTGCGCAATCATATTCAGCACCTCGGCCTGGAGTCGGTTGAGGAGTATCGCCAATGGTGCGTACAGCACGGCTTTCGTACCCATCTCCAGAAATCGAGACAACAACTCCGCAACGAACTGCTGCACTACCGGCAAACAGTGGTTCAGAGTACGCTCCAGCAGCGAAAGCAGCAGCAGCGGATGCTTGTGGAAAAGTTGTCCGGGATTTGCTCGGAAGAGACCAGGAAAAAAACAATTGCCGATCCGCTACTCAGACAAATCTGCAAGTTATATCAAACTCGAAAAGGGAGCATCGAGCGGACGAAATTGAATCGCAATGCGTTTCTCAGACTGGTTGCGCATCTGATTTGCTGCAAGGCAAAGTTCATTTATCATTCTTATGCGATGATGCAACCGGGGTATCATTGGGGGATTCCATATCTCGATGCACTGGTTTTTATTGTGGAGAACGCAGAATCCTGGATTCGACCGATTGAAGCATGGCGTCCTTGCGGCAGTAATGCCTATCGGCAATTCGCCTCGCTCTTGAGACACCTGTTTGTCAAATATCAGCTGCCTCTTTTTTTTGATTCAGCCTGGCTGGTTAATGATGCTCCGGAATGCAGGAACTGGCGAAAATGGTATCTTGATGTCGGCTCAGGGCGAAATATTCGTCACTCCCGCTTGCCGATTCCCTACACCAAAAAGATGGCACATCATTTCATGCGGGCCCCACAAGACCTCACGATCTTGCAGGCGATTCGCTGGGGGCAGATTCTCGGCATGGGAGGAGATGCCAGACTGGCCCGTTGCTTCCTGAGAACTAAAATCGCTGAAATGTTTTTGCACAATGAGTTCTGGTCGACCGTGATCCACTGGTTCGTTCAGCATTCCTGGCTGAATCGAGATCAGATTACATCGATTGTGGAATATCTGATCTTTCAGCGTTACGGGATTGAAGTGATTCCCAATGACTACTGGACTTTCCCGGAAGACCTGTTGAAAGACAATTCCGCAGTGATTTCTGAATACGCAATGAAAGGCAGGACTGCCCGCTCTCTATTGCGGGATCTTGCGTGGTGGCACCGTCAGCAGGAACTTGCAAAACGGGAAGCTGATCGCAAATGGGAACCAAGTGGCATTTCAGAGTTTGATTATCAGGATCAGGGACAGGGGAATCAAACTGGCAAACGCTGGATGATTCGGGAACTGCTCAACAGCCAGGAACTGCAGAGGGAAGGGGACCAGATGAGACATTGCGTGGGATCCTATGTTTCAACCTGTGCGAGTCGTGAGAGCTCCATCTGGTCGATGGAAATTGAAATGCACAATGGGTTCAAAAAGGCCATTACGATTCAAGTCGTAAATGACAGCCGGATGATCTGGCAGGCACGAGGTAAAGCCAACCGCTATCCGAATTCGCGGGAGCGCGCGGTAATTCAGCGCTGGGCAGACACAAACGAACTGACGGTCGCCAGCTATGTCTAA
- a CDS encoding SEC-C metal-binding domain-containing protein, producing MVHGDKLLEEKLGRNDLCPCGSGRRLKKCCLQRGCF from the coding sequence ATGGTGCATGGCGACAAGCTGCTGGAAGAGAAACTGGGCCGCAATGATTTGTGTCCGTGTGGTTCCGGCAGGCGATTAAAAAAGTGTTGCCTCCAGCGGGGCTGCTTTTGA
- a CDS encoding RNA ligase family protein: MGRSHDQFVKYPRTPHLFGSTGTADDKRLGARESEQFIADPSLIVEEKIDGTNVGLHFSHSGELVLQCRGHLINEGMHPQYDLFKQWAVVKRSDLERMLEDRFILFGEWVYARHSIHYRSLPHYFFEFDIYDKIQQVFLSLRRRLELLSGTGIETVPVIHQGAITRKTLETLIRNSAFDSTFENPITNTTDNLMEGVYLRTETEESVTGRAKFVRPEFVEKIKQSSHWQHQAMVPNLLSKQADIWS; the protein is encoded by the coding sequence ATGGGCCGTTCCCACGATCAATTTGTAAAATATCCACGGACACCTCATCTGTTCGGCTCTACGGGGACCGCTGATGATAAACGACTCGGTGCGCGGGAATCGGAACAGTTTATTGCCGATCCGTCATTAATCGTTGAAGAAAAAATTGATGGCACGAATGTCGGTCTGCATTTTTCCCACAGCGGAGAACTCGTCTTGCAATGCCGCGGCCACCTGATTAATGAAGGCATGCATCCGCAGTACGATCTGTTCAAACAATGGGCCGTCGTCAAACGCTCTGATCTGGAACGTATGCTGGAAGACCGGTTTATCCTGTTCGGTGAATGGGTCTACGCCCGGCATTCAATTCATTATCGAAGCCTGCCACACTACTTTTTTGAATTTGATATCTATGACAAAATCCAGCAGGTCTTCCTGAGTCTCAGACGTCGTCTGGAATTACTTTCAGGCACCGGCATCGAAACCGTGCCCGTGATCCATCAAGGCGCGATTACCAGAAAAACACTGGAAACACTCATTAGAAACTCCGCTTTTGACAGTACATTTGAAAATCCAATCACAAATACGACAGACAACCTGATGGAAGGCGTCTATCTGAGGACGGAAACGGAAGAATCAGTGACCGGCAGAGCCAAGTTTGTTCGGCCTGAATTTGTAGAGAAAATCAAACAGAGCAGTCACTGGCAGCACCAGGCGATGGTGCCAAACCTGCTTTCCAAACAAGCGGATATCTGGTCATGA
- a CDS encoding AAA family ATPase — translation MNWDTLSQSNLETILNWAEEQPWCRAMSQCAQDSSWHAEGDVWTHTKMVCRQLTELNEWPDLSLQEQAILTFTALLHDAAKPLTSETDPETGRIRSPKHAVKGEHLARSILRELDCDLETRETICRLVRFHGRPAFLLEKSKPEHEVISLSWLVNHRLLYLFALADTRGRTTDSMSRPEEHLRFWKMIAEERDCFEQPYPFANDQARFLFYRCSDPDLYYIPHEDYTCTVTMLSGLPGSGKDTWLSKHRANLPVVSLDEVRGELEIQPTENQGEVAQMAQERCRELLRAKTSFAYNATNLSRQTRQRWINLFADYGARIEIVYLEPPLKTILHQNQQQTKVVPEKVIHQLAQRCEPPTITEAHLLVLSDT, via the coding sequence ATGAACTGGGATACCCTTTCACAGTCCAATCTTGAAACAATCCTGAACTGGGCCGAAGAACAGCCCTGGTGCCGGGCGATGTCCCAGTGCGCGCAGGATTCGAGTTGGCACGCGGAAGGAGACGTCTGGACGCATACGAAAATGGTCTGCCGCCAGTTAACAGAATTAAACGAGTGGCCCGACTTGTCCCTTCAGGAACAGGCGATTCTGACCTTCACCGCCCTGCTGCACGATGCCGCAAAACCGCTGACTTCAGAAACGGACCCGGAAACCGGCCGTATTCGTTCTCCTAAACATGCTGTCAAAGGGGAACATCTCGCACGCAGCATTCTCCGTGAACTGGACTGCGACCTGGAAACCCGCGAAACCATCTGCCGCCTGGTCCGTTTTCATGGTCGACCGGCATTTCTACTGGAAAAGTCGAAGCCGGAGCACGAAGTCATTTCGCTGTCGTGGCTGGTGAATCATCGTCTGCTGTACCTGTTCGCTTTAGCTGACACTCGTGGACGCACGACCGACTCGATGAGTCGCCCCGAAGAACATCTCCGCTTCTGGAAAATGATCGCGGAAGAACGGGACTGTTTCGAACAACCGTATCCGTTTGCCAATGATCAGGCCCGGTTCCTGTTTTATCGCTGCTCTGATCCGGACCTGTATTATATTCCCCATGAAGATTATACCTGTACCGTCACCATGCTGTCAGGACTGCCCGGCAGTGGAAAAGACACCTGGCTGTCAAAGCATCGTGCGAATCTTCCGGTCGTTTCACTGGATGAAGTCCGCGGAGAACTGGAAATTCAGCCTACAGAGAATCAGGGGGAAGTGGCACAAATGGCGCAGGAGCGTTGTCGTGAATTGTTGCGTGCGAAGACATCATTCGCTTATAACGCCACCAATCTCTCACGGCAGACGCGCCAACGCTGGATTAATCTATTCGCTGATTACGGTGCCCGCATCGAAATCGTCTATCTGGAACCGCCGCTCAAGACCATACTGCATCAGAATCAGCAACAAACGAAAGTCGTACCGGAAAAAGTGATCCACCAACTAGCACAACGATGCGAACCTCCCACGATCACCGAAGCTCATTTACTTGTGCTCTCAGATACGTAA
- a CDS encoding polynucleotide kinase-phosphatase gives MLLTLTANHTPATDLGYLLHKHPDRLQSFDLSFGKAHLFYPEVTEDRCTACLLLDVDPVGMVRGKGRKESFLLDQYVNDRPYVASSFMSVAITQVLRSALNGRCNHRPELVETPLPLTVEINVLPVRGGEEFVRAVFEPLGYTVGIQAYALDELFPEWGESPCYSVRLEATKTVSELLNHLYVLIPVFDNRKHYFVGSDELEKLLAKGAGWLVEHPLKEQISRRYLKFKPSLYRSALARLVEEVQTEDLETEETDEVLEEARQPLVQLARQYHCLPVAIVLNTPEKICQARNQGRPDRAFGPHVVRNQKSQLKRSLKHLRREGFRYVFEMKTSEDVKAAKVERVPLWNDRRAENGPFDIIGDIHGCGDELEALLAQLGYELKTDDEPDPLWGADYFTHPEGRKAVFLGDLVDRGPRSLDVVRIARNMVQQGTGLCVPGNHDMKLLRKLNGKNVNLKHGMAETVAEIDALPADIQQPFCQAMAEFLRGMISHYVLDKGKLVVAHAGMKSELQGRGSGKVREFALYGETTGETDEFGFPVRYNWAAEYRGDAHVVYGHTPVPDPQWLNRTVNIDTGCVFGGRLTALRYPEKQFVSVPASKVYCEYAKPLYTEAGSSAQSVQHQHDDLLDVQDVIGKRIVSTRLQTNITIREENATAALEVMSRFAANPKWLVYLPPTMSPPETSTEAGLLEHPAEAFSYFRSQGIPEVICEEKHMGSRAVIVVCRDQETARKRFGVMEEELGIVYTRTGRRFFNQESLESEFLERLRLALSAADFWNEFQTPWACFDCELMPWSSKAQALLQSQYAAVGAAGNAALPKVVHALAQATERLADDDRAQADDVLARYRSRQTTIEQFVTAYRQYCWPVESLNDLKLAPFHLLATEGRVHIDQNHLWHMQTLERICQQNPELLLATAYQRVNLTDAASTQAGIDWWTELTNQGGEGMVVKPLEWVQRSTQGLVQPAVKCRGKEYLRIIYGPDYDAAENLSRLRSRNVGRKRSLAQREFALGIEGLERFVNREPLRRVHECVFGVLALESEPVDPRL, from the coding sequence GTGTTATTAACGCTCACAGCCAACCATACTCCGGCGACGGATCTGGGATATCTTCTGCACAAACACCCTGACCGTCTGCAGAGCTTCGACCTGAGCTTCGGGAAAGCGCATTTGTTTTACCCTGAAGTCACAGAGGATCGTTGTACGGCTTGTCTGCTGCTGGACGTGGATCCGGTGGGTATGGTCCGCGGCAAGGGACGCAAAGAATCATTTCTGCTCGATCAGTATGTGAATGACCGACCTTATGTCGCTTCCTCATTCATGAGTGTAGCTATTACACAGGTCTTGAGGTCGGCTCTCAATGGACGCTGTAACCATCGGCCGGAACTGGTTGAGACTCCCCTGCCCCTGACCGTTGAAATCAACGTGCTGCCGGTACGTGGCGGAGAGGAATTCGTACGTGCAGTCTTCGAACCATTGGGTTATACCGTGGGTATTCAAGCCTATGCTCTGGATGAACTCTTCCCGGAATGGGGCGAGAGCCCCTGTTATTCAGTCCGTCTGGAAGCGACGAAAACAGTTTCGGAACTGCTCAATCACCTGTATGTATTGATTCCGGTGTTTGATAATCGAAAACATTATTTTGTAGGCAGCGATGAACTGGAAAAGCTGCTGGCAAAAGGAGCAGGCTGGCTGGTGGAACATCCGTTGAAAGAACAAATCAGCCGCCGCTATCTGAAATTCAAGCCAAGTCTGTATCGCAGTGCGCTGGCTCGTCTGGTTGAAGAAGTCCAGACGGAGGATCTTGAAACGGAAGAGACGGACGAAGTACTGGAAGAAGCACGACAGCCTCTGGTGCAGTTAGCTAGGCAATATCACTGTCTGCCAGTCGCCATTGTATTGAACACGCCCGAAAAGATCTGCCAGGCGCGCAATCAGGGTCGACCGGACCGCGCGTTTGGTCCCCATGTAGTACGGAATCAGAAATCTCAATTGAAACGATCGCTGAAACATCTCCGCCGAGAAGGGTTTCGTTATGTATTCGAGATGAAAACAAGCGAAGATGTTAAAGCGGCCAAAGTGGAACGGGTTCCGCTCTGGAACGACCGACGTGCGGAAAACGGACCGTTCGACATCATCGGTGATATTCATGGCTGCGGTGATGAACTGGAAGCATTGCTGGCGCAACTCGGTTACGAATTGAAAACCGACGACGAGCCAGACCCGCTCTGGGGGGCTGACTATTTTACCCATCCGGAAGGACGTAAAGCGGTCTTTCTGGGCGATCTGGTTGACCGGGGGCCGCGATCCCTGGATGTCGTGCGAATTGCGCGCAACATGGTTCAGCAGGGAACCGGTTTGTGCGTGCCCGGCAATCACGATATGAAACTGCTGCGTAAGCTGAACGGTAAAAATGTGAACTTAAAACACGGAATGGCTGAGACGGTCGCTGAAATCGACGCTCTACCTGCAGACATTCAGCAGCCGTTTTGCCAGGCGATGGCAGAATTTCTGCGTGGGATGATCAGTCATTATGTGCTCGATAAGGGTAAACTGGTCGTGGCACATGCGGGGATGAAATCCGAACTGCAGGGACGAGGTTCAGGGAAAGTCCGCGAGTTTGCTCTGTATGGTGAGACAACAGGGGAAACAGACGAATTTGGTTTTCCTGTGCGCTATAACTGGGCGGCGGAATATCGCGGCGATGCCCATGTCGTTTATGGACACACGCCGGTTCCTGATCCCCAATGGCTGAATCGGACAGTCAACATTGATACGGGCTGCGTCTTCGGCGGTCGACTGACCGCACTGCGCTATCCGGAAAAACAATTTGTCTCGGTACCAGCCAGCAAGGTCTACTGTGAGTATGCAAAACCCCTCTATACCGAAGCGGGCTCAAGCGCACAGTCGGTACAACATCAGCACGATGATCTGCTTGATGTGCAGGATGTCATCGGTAAGCGGATTGTTTCGACGCGACTGCAGACCAATATCACGATCCGTGAAGAGAACGCGACGGCTGCGCTGGAAGTCATGAGTCGTTTCGCCGCCAATCCCAAATGGCTGGTCTACCTTCCACCCACAATGTCTCCTCCGGAAACATCGACTGAAGCGGGCTTACTGGAGCATCCGGCGGAAGCATTTTCGTACTTCCGCAGTCAGGGCATTCCAGAAGTGATCTGCGAAGAAAAACACATGGGTTCGCGGGCCGTGATCGTCGTCTGTCGGGATCAGGAGACCGCACGCAAACGATTTGGCGTAATGGAAGAAGAGCTCGGTATTGTTTACACGCGAACGGGACGGCGGTTTTTCAATCAGGAATCGCTCGAATCAGAATTTCTGGAACGGCTGCGTCTGGCATTAAGTGCTGCCGACTTCTGGAATGAATTTCAGACTCCCTGGGCCTGTTTCGACTGTGAACTCATGCCCTGGTCGAGCAAAGCACAGGCGCTGTTGCAGTCACAATATGCTGCCGTCGGTGCCGCGGGGAATGCGGCGCTGCCGAAAGTCGTCCACGCGCTCGCGCAAGCAACCGAGCGTCTGGCTGATGATGATCGAGCGCAAGCGGATGACGTTCTGGCGCGCTATCGCAGTCGCCAGACGACAATCGAGCAGTTTGTGACCGCCTATCGGCAGTACTGCTGGCCTGTGGAATCGCTGAATGATCTGAAACTGGCACCGTTTCATCTGCTGGCGACCGAAGGCCGCGTTCACATTGACCAGAATCATCTGTGGCATATGCAGACCTTGGAACGCATCTGTCAGCAGAATCCAGAACTGCTGCTGGCAACCGCATATCAGCGGGTTAACCTGACTGATGCTGCCAGCACCCAGGCGGGAATTGACTGGTGGACCGAGTTGACAAATCAAGGGGGAGAAGGCATGGTTGTGAAACCGCTGGAATGGGTCCAGCGTAGTACACAGGGACTGGTACAGCCGGCGGTCAAATGTCGCGGTAAAGAGTATTTACGGATTATCTATGGCCCCGACTATGACGCTGCGGAAAATCTATCCCGGTTACGGAGCCGTAATGTGGGGCGAAAACGATCGCTGGCACAGCGGGAATTTGCATTAGGCATTGAGGGTTTAGAGCGATTTGTGAACCGGGAACCGCTCAGGCGGGTCCATGAATGTGTGTTCGGGGTACTCGCACTGGAAAGTGAACCAGTCGATCCTCGACTTTAA
- a CDS encoding nucleotidyltransferase domain-containing protein encodes MTKRVNYHPNLIYSEGTQIVTVKDIIGPNGRTLHPRGAVGVIVRSPRDLDHSYRVKFPDGVEEALKADELTLLASFKEGEIGNSEINAHRSDLFERVIFKCIIGSRAFGLEDENSDTDYRGIYLPPAELQWSLYGVPEQLDCHETQETYWELQKFLVLALKANPNVLECLYTPLVEKITPLGQELLGMREIFLTRIVYQTYNGYVMSQFKKMQTDIKNQGKVKWKHVMHLIRLLISGITLLREGYVVVDAGPYREQLLAIKRGEVPWDETEKWRKSLHQDFEQAQAETKLPDRPDYEKANTYLIKTRQLATREELP; translated from the coding sequence ATGACTAAACGAGTGAACTACCATCCGAATCTGATCTACTCAGAAGGGACGCAAATCGTTACGGTAAAAGACATCATCGGCCCTAATGGGCGCACGCTGCACCCTCGGGGTGCGGTGGGAGTCATCGTCCGTTCGCCCCGCGATCTGGATCACTCCTATCGAGTGAAGTTTCCGGACGGCGTCGAAGAAGCGCTGAAAGCGGATGAACTCACGCTGCTGGCCAGTTTTAAAGAGGGCGAGATCGGCAACAGCGAGATCAACGCACATCGCAGTGATCTGTTCGAACGCGTCATTTTCAAGTGTATCATCGGCTCACGCGCCTTTGGTCTGGAAGACGAGAACTCTGACACCGATTATCGCGGCATCTATCTGCCACCGGCGGAATTGCAGTGGTCGCTGTATGGAGTGCCGGAACAACTGGATTGTCATGAAACACAGGAGACCTACTGGGAACTGCAGAAGTTTCTGGTGCTGGCGCTCAAGGCGAACCCGAACGTGCTGGAATGTCTCTACACTCCCCTGGTCGAGAAGATCACCCCCCTCGGCCAGGAACTGCTGGGCATGCGGGAAATCTTTCTGACGCGGATTGTCTATCAGACCTATAACGGCTATGTGATGTCTCAGTTCAAGAAGATGCAGACCGACATTAAAAATCAGGGAAAAGTCAAATGGAAACATGTGATGCATCTGATTCGGCTGCTGATTTCCGGGATCACACTCTTGCGCGAAGGTTACGTGGTTGTCGACGCCGGTCCTTATCGGGAACAATTACTGGCAATTAAACGGGGTGAAGTCCCCTGGGATGAAACCGAGAAATGGCGGAAGAGCCTGCATCAAGATTTTGAACAGGCACAGGCAGAAACCAAACTGCCGGACCGTCCCGACTATGAAAAAGCGAACACGTATTTAATCAAGACACGCCAACTGGCGACACGGGAAGAACTACCATGA
- a CDS encoding nucleotidyltransferase domain-containing protein has protein sequence MKLDPRLLNQVEQHPYPLLFATISGSHIYGFPSPDSDYDLRGTHILPLETVIGLKGGQETVERSRIVEGMEIDLVTHDVGKFFQLMLKKNGYVLEQLLSPLVVYATPEYEELKALAPDCVTKYHAYHYLGFAATQWKLFQKEDPPRVKPLLYVYRVLLTGLHLMRTGEIEPNLITLNESAGLSYIPELIERKLHGAEQSTLDAADMEFHGREYLRLVGELEQAMETTSLPEKPRATEALNDLLIRIRLANRKG, from the coding sequence ATGAAACTTGATCCTCGATTACTGAATCAGGTCGAACAACATCCGTATCCTTTGCTGTTCGCGACGATCAGCGGTTCGCATATTTACGGCTTCCCGTCTCCTGATTCCGACTATGATCTAAGGGGCACCCACATTCTGCCTCTGGAAACCGTGATTGGTTTGAAAGGGGGACAGGAAACCGTTGAGCGTTCGCGCATCGTCGAGGGGATGGAAATTGATCTCGTCACGCATGATGTTGGCAAGTTTTTCCAGTTGATGCTCAAGAAGAACGGCTATGTGCTGGAGCAACTCCTCTCGCCACTGGTCGTGTATGCGACGCCCGAATACGAAGAGTTGAAAGCACTGGCTCCCGACTGTGTGACGAAATATCATGCGTATCATTATCTCGGCTTTGCGGCGACACAGTGGAAACTGTTTCAGAAAGAGGATCCGCCGCGGGTCAAGCCGCTGCTGTATGTCTATCGAGTGTTGTTGACGGGCCTGCATCTGATGCGGACAGGCGAGATCGAACCGAATCTGATCACCTTAAATGAATCAGCTGGTTTGTCCTATATTCCTGAATTAATCGAACGCAAACTTCACGGGGCAGAACAGTCAACACTGGATGCCGCCGACATGGAATTTCATGGACGCGAATATCTGCGGCTCGTAGGCGAACTGGAACAGGCAATGGAAACAACCAGTCTGCCTGAGAAGCCCCGCGCCACGGAAGCGTTGAATGATCTGCTCATACGAATTCGTCTGGCAAACCGGAAAGGATAA
- a CDS encoding LamG domain-containing protein — MLSAAADPAKADQAKVQYGLKFDGKDSYVTLPHVNFSEWNAFTIEAWVKDWRGRICCEGIQGDPQNSLWISIRANRHSTGWESDNGTNYSAPVDPNSDAGWDHVALVYDGNEQAIYLNGKLVHKMTAPKPGPFDPERKLFLGAQEKWEETQTKPAGLFGRGTMRMFQISKAAKYTKEFEPAESNKADENTIVLFDFLKPDQTKLLDSSKNKQHGTIHSAQWVTVLTD, encoded by the coding sequence ATGCTTTCAGCCGCTGCAGATCCCGCCAAAGCGGATCAGGCCAAGGTACAATACGGCTTAAAGTTTGATGGCAAGGACAGCTATGTTACTCTGCCGCACGTCAATTTTTCTGAATGGAACGCGTTTACGATTGAAGCCTGGGTCAAGGACTGGCGCGGGAGGATCTGCTGCGAGGGAATCCAGGGTGATCCGCAAAACAGCCTGTGGATCTCGATTCGTGCGAACAGACACTCGACCGGATGGGAAAGTGATAACGGCACGAATTATTCAGCCCCCGTTGATCCGAATTCTGACGCAGGCTGGGACCACGTGGCACTGGTATATGATGGAAACGAGCAGGCGATTTACCTGAATGGCAAACTCGTCCACAAGATGACCGCACCGAAACCGGGGCCCTTTGATCCCGAACGAAAACTGTTTCTGGGCGCTCAGGAAAAATGGGAAGAGACGCAAACCAAACCCGCGGGCCTGTTCGGCAGAGGCACGATGCGGATGTTTCAGATCTCCAAAGCCGCCAAGTATACCAAAGAATTTGAACCGGCTGAGTCAAACAAAGCAGACGAGAACACGATCGTCTTATTTGATTTTCTGAAACCGGATCAAACCAAACTGCTTGACAGCTCCAAAAACAAACAACACGGAACCATCCACAGTGCCCAGTGGGTTACGGTGCTGACGGATTAG
- a CDS encoding ArsI/CadI family heavy metal resistance metalloenzyme, whose amino-acid sequence MNQESAVDFPGQYRLHVALNVSNLEQSKQFYEILLGIKPSKERPRYAKYESVDPSVNLTLNEVEGEVTVEGGSAHFGIQVKSVAEVHAAMDRFKAVGIKTITEEATTCCYAVQDKVWAVDPDGHKWEVFVVLEADAKDELYAQSGCCGPEMVTLKACSDSQSETSSNPSAP is encoded by the coding sequence ATGAATCAGGAATCCGCTGTCGATTTTCCCGGGCAGTATCGCCTGCATGTGGCACTCAATGTTTCCAATCTGGAACAGTCAAAACAGTTCTATGAAATCCTGCTGGGTATTAAGCCGAGTAAGGAACGTCCCCGCTATGCCAAGTATGAATCCGTCGATCCTTCGGTCAATCTGACTTTGAACGAAGTTGAAGGAGAAGTGACCGTCGAGGGCGGTTCGGCGCATTTTGGCATTCAGGTTAAGTCGGTGGCGGAAGTGCACGCTGCCATGGATCGCTTCAAAGCGGTCGGGATCAAAACGATCACCGAAGAAGCTACCACATGTTGTTACGCCGTGCAGGACAAGGTTTGGGCCGTTGATCCGGACGGGCACAAATGGGAAGTCTTCGTGGTTCTCGAAGCCGACGCGAAAGACGAACTCTATGCGCAGTCGGGATGCTGTGGCCCCGAAATGGTGACATTGAAAGCGTGTTCGGACTCCCAATCAGAGACCAGTTCTAATCCGTCAGCACCGTAA
- a CDS encoding arsenate reductase ArsC yields the protein MKRVLILCTGNSCRSQMAEELWETLGAGEWQADSAGSKPSGYVHPLAIEAMRELDIDLSENTSKSLDQFTDQDFDLVVTVCDNAKESCPVFTGATLTLHWPFDDPADATGSDEEKMKTFRRVRDEIKTKIQTFLADESA from the coding sequence ATGAAACGTGTGTTAATCTTATGTACGGGAAACTCCTGTCGCTCGCAGATGGCAGAAGAGCTCTGGGAAACACTGGGCGCTGGTGAATGGCAGGCAGACTCAGCCGGCTCCAAACCCTCCGGCTACGTGCATCCGCTGGCGATTGAAGCGATGCGTGAACTGGACATCGATCTGTCAGAGAACACGAGCAAGTCGCTGGATCAGTTTACTGATCAGGACTTTGATCTGGTGGTCACAGTTTGTGACAACGCAAAAGAATCGTGCCCGGTCTTCACCGGTGCTACGCTGACTCTGCACTGGCCCTTTGATGATCCTGCGGATGCGACGGGCTCCGATGAAGAAAAAATGAAAACGTTCCGCCGCGTTCGCGATGAAATTAAAACGAAAATACAAACGTTTTTAGCAGATGAATCGGCTTAA